The sequence TACATCAATAAGCATATTTACATATTATGACAAAAATACTGTTCATGCAGGAGCAAAGTTGTGACATGACGTCTTTATAAAGGATATTGTGCTAAGTTACTGCTTTGCTTCCCATTTTCTTTGTATACAGATCTGAAGAGATTTCCTGGAAACCACCCTTGCACTGTGCGGTGTTTGTTGAAAAAATGTTTGGAAGATTGACTTTTCCACAACTGCTTTTTGCTAGCATCCTTGGAATTGCTGGaggaatatatatttatcaacCAATATTTGAACAGTATTCCAGAGATCagaaggaattaaaagaaaagttgAAATTGGTACAAGactcagaagagaagaaaagttaATACTACATGGAGTCGAACTGTAATTGCTTAAAGTTCCATTGAAATTATACATTGACTATAAATAATCTAGTAAAAAGTtatcaaatgtattttaattgTAAATAAATCATAGATAATgattttaaattagttttgaaACTAGCACTGTCAATTTTaatgtttcctgtatttttatttgccattTTATGTCTTTTCACCAGGACAGATTAGTacttttaagcaaaaataaatgtcttaaggaatattttatttcctagttGAAGCTCCTTTTTTCTGGGAATGCGGCCTATGAATTGGCAGTCTAGACTGTATAAACTAGCTGGGAATGTTGTTTATAGTTGTGTTTGTAGATGAAATTAACCAAGTTAACTTCAGGCAGGATACCCCTCAGTTAGCCTATAATTAGCCTGCTGTAATATACTTTAGAAGTCTTTCAATCCCAGCCCTTTCTCATTCCAGGCAGAATGGAAGAGTAAATTGAGAATTGGGGTGGCTCAGATCAAATGGAGGTTTTTGAGAAGGTAGGTGGTGTCACATAGGGTGGCAAACATGCCACAGCTCTGTTTACTTAACCCACTCAGCAAATTTGCATTATAATGGTGGTCAGGGAGGAGTTAATTTATTATGAAGCTATTCACATAGTTAAAGGGTTTTTTGGAAATCGCTAAGAACCGATATTACTTTAACAATGAAAGCTTAAATGTAACCACATATGTACAAAATGCTTTAAATCACCTCAtttcttattattgatttttttgaaaagtaaattcaTTGTAACTTAATCTAAACTATGTTGAGACCAGCataggtaattaaaaaaaaaaagtgaataaaaaattACAGAGTAGTACATGTTCACCTCATTAAGAAAACCCAAACAATACAGAATGAACAAAGTGAAAATTACTGTTTTTCAGTATACATTGATTTAATTAGCACCTTTAATAGTTTGAGCTTTTGAGACTGTTTTTCTTCTATGCacactgaaaaatatatgtaaatttaaaacacataCCAAGTATCTACTGTGTGACAGGCTTGGCTTGTCTGTCGGTAGACTGGGGTTGTGTTCTGTGTGTCTTCTCATTGTGGGCCCCAGGCTCAAGGAGTAGCCCCTGTCTGGGATATGACAGAGTTTAggattaagagagagagagactgaaaggAAACATGAATTGTAAATGCCTGCTCAGTTGTGGCAAATATTTCCTCAGAGTCTGCTGGTTTAGAGCATGTCACAAGGTCCTGCCCAAAGGTGAGGCCAGGGACAAAGACTCTTCCCACAGGATACACAGTCAAGTGTATTCCTGCCTGTGACCataggcaagaatatataatccTGTTATCCAAGGAATGATAATCCTATTTAACATCATGTGAAAttgaactgcttttttttttttttttta comes from Balaenoptera ricei isolate mBalRic1 chromosome 2, mBalRic1.hap2, whole genome shotgun sequence and encodes:
- the PIGBOS1 gene encoding protein PIGBOS1; its protein translation is MFGRLTFPQLLFASILGIAGGIYIYQPIFEQYSRDQKELKEKLKLVQDSEEKKS